The Microbacterium sp. LWH7-1.2 genome window below encodes:
- a CDS encoding Fe-Mn family superoxide dismutase gives MAKYTLPDLPYDYAALEPHISGKIMELHHSKHHQAYVTGANTALEQLAEARESGNLANVNKLEKDLAFHLGGHVNHSIFWTNLSPEGGGEPEGELRAAIDEFFGGFDKFQAHFTAAANGIQGSGWAVLSWDPIGEQLIIQQLFDQQGNTAQGTIPIFQLDMWEHAFYLDYLNVKADYVKAVWNIANWQNVAQRLDAARQKTSGLLVLS, from the coding sequence ATGGCGAAGTACACCTTGCCCGACCTCCCTTACGACTACGCCGCACTCGAGCCGCACATCAGCGGCAAGATCATGGAGCTGCACCACAGCAAGCACCACCAGGCGTACGTCACCGGCGCGAACACCGCGCTGGAGCAGCTGGCCGAGGCGCGCGAGTCCGGCAACCTGGCGAACGTGAACAAGCTCGAGAAGGACCTCGCGTTCCACCTCGGCGGTCACGTCAACCACTCGATCTTCTGGACCAACCTCTCGCCCGAGGGCGGCGGCGAGCCCGAGGGCGAGCTGCGCGCGGCCATCGACGAGTTCTTCGGCGGCTTCGACAAGTTCCAGGCGCACTTCACCGCCGCCGCCAATGGGATCCAGGGCTCGGGCTGGGCCGTCCTCAGCTGGGACCCGATCGGCGAGCAGCTCATCATCCAGCAGCTGTTCGACCAGCAGGGCAACACCGCGCAGGGCACGATCCCGATCTTCCAGCTCGACATGTGGGAGCACGCCTTCTACCTCGACTACCTCAACGTCAAGGCCGACTACGTCAAGGCGGTCTGGAACATCGCGAACTGGCAGAACGTGGCCCAGCGCCTCGACGCCGCCCGTCAGAAGACCTCGGGCCTGCTGGTACTGTCCTAG
- the whiA gene encoding DNA-binding protein WhiA, with protein sequence MSLTADVKAELITVRDPRPTARVAELTSLLRFSGGLHSIANRVAVEAELDSDILARRTARDLVELYGVRPELVHVQGSGARTGSHYAVRVIEGGETLARQTGLLDQRRRPVRGLPNKLTTGSRGDLAAIWRGAFLAAGTLSDPGRSAALEITCPSSEAAMALVGAAHRLGIAGKAREVRGIPRVVVREGEAIRAALAAMGAVRAAGEWDQMRQRREVRAGVNRLVNFDDANLRRSAQAAVAACARVERALEILGDEVPDHLRQAGDLRLAHRDASLDELGHHADPPLTKDAVAGRIRRLLAMADKKAEAEGLPGTESAVPAGIED encoded by the coding sequence GTGTCGCTGACCGCTGACGTGAAGGCCGAGCTGATCACCGTGCGAGACCCGCGCCCTACGGCACGGGTGGCCGAGCTCACGTCGCTGCTGCGATTCTCGGGAGGTCTGCACTCGATCGCCAACCGCGTCGCGGTGGAGGCCGAACTGGACTCCGACATCCTCGCGCGCCGCACCGCCCGCGATCTCGTCGAGCTCTACGGCGTGCGGCCGGAGCTCGTCCACGTACAGGGCTCCGGAGCCCGCACGGGCAGCCACTACGCGGTCCGCGTGATCGAGGGCGGCGAGACCCTCGCGCGGCAGACCGGTCTCCTCGACCAGCGCCGCCGCCCCGTCCGCGGCCTCCCCAACAAGCTCACCACGGGCTCGCGCGGCGACCTCGCCGCCATCTGGCGCGGCGCGTTCCTCGCCGCCGGCACGCTCAGCGACCCGGGTCGCTCGGCCGCGCTCGAGATCACCTGCCCGTCGTCGGAGGCCGCGATGGCGCTCGTCGGCGCTGCGCACCGCCTCGGCATCGCCGGCAAGGCGCGCGAAGTGCGCGGCATCCCGCGCGTCGTCGTGCGCGAGGGTGAGGCGATCCGCGCGGCCCTCGCCGCGATGGGTGCCGTCCGCGCCGCCGGCGAGTGGGATCAGATGCGTCAGCGCCGCGAGGTGCGCGCGGGCGTCAACCGGCTCGTGAACTTCGACGACGCCAATCTGCGCCGCTCGGCGCAGGCCGCCGTCGCCGCGTGCGCGCGCGTGGAGCGCGCGCTGGAGATCCTCGGTGACGAGGTACCCGACCACCTCCGTCAGGCGGGCGACCTTCGCCTCGCGCACCGTGACGCGAGCCTCGACGAGCTCGGCCACCACGCCGACCCGCCCCTCACCAAGGACGCCGTCGCCGGCCGCATCCGCCGCCTCCTCGCCATGGCCGACAAGAAGGCCGAGGCCGAGGGCCTGCCGGGTACCGAATCGGCCGTTCCCGCCGGTATCGAGGACTGA
- the rapZ gene encoding RNase adapter RapZ yields the protein MGEATRQDVGEVLIVTGMSGAGRSTAANALEDLDWYVVDNLPPQMLKPLLELTELAGGVLPRVAVVVDVRGRDLFSDLPDAMRALRERRQIRLLFLDASDEVLVRRFEAVRRPHPLQHDGTILDGIRRERARLAAVRESADVIIDTSSYNIHQLATKVADLFSEEGAARHTVTLQSFGFKYGLPPDADIVADMRFLPNPFWDERLRPFTGEDEEVREYVLGQEGAEEFLDAYSAALRPVLEGYQRENKSHSVVAIGCTGGKHRSVVMVRELAQRLASVPGVAVRVTHRDLGRE from the coding sequence ATGGGCGAGGCGACGCGTCAAGACGTCGGAGAAGTGCTGATCGTCACGGGGATGTCGGGTGCCGGGCGGTCTACGGCGGCGAACGCGCTGGAGGATCTCGACTGGTACGTCGTCGACAACCTCCCCCCGCAGATGCTCAAGCCGCTGCTCGAGCTCACCGAGCTCGCCGGGGGAGTGCTGCCCCGGGTGGCCGTCGTGGTCGACGTGCGGGGGCGAGACCTCTTCTCGGACCTCCCGGACGCGATGCGCGCGCTCCGCGAGCGCCGGCAGATCCGGCTGCTGTTCCTGGATGCCTCGGACGAGGTGCTCGTGCGGCGCTTCGAAGCCGTGCGGCGCCCTCACCCGCTGCAGCACGACGGAACCATCCTCGACGGCATCCGTCGCGAGCGCGCGCGCCTCGCGGCCGTCCGCGAGAGCGCCGACGTCATCATCGACACGTCGTCGTACAACATCCACCAGCTGGCGACGAAGGTCGCCGACCTCTTCAGCGAGGAGGGTGCGGCGCGGCACACCGTGACTCTCCAGAGCTTCGGCTTCAAGTACGGTCTGCCGCCGGACGCCGACATCGTGGCCGACATGCGTTTCCTCCCGAACCCGTTCTGGGACGAGCGGCTCCGCCCGTTCACAGGCGAGGACGAGGAGGTGCGCGAGTACGTGCTGGGCCAGGAGGGCGCGGAGGAGTTCCTCGACGCGTACAGCGCGGCGCTGCGCCCGGTGCTCGAGGGCTATCAGCGCGAGAACAAGAGCCATTCCGTCGTCGCGATCGGCTGCACCGGCGGGAAGCACCGCTCGGTCGTGATGGTGCGCGAGCTCGCGCAGCGCCTCGCGAGCGTGCCCGGCGTCGCCGTCCGCGTGACGCACCGCGACCTCGGGCGCGAGTGA
- the uvrC gene encoding excinuclease ABC subunit UvrC: MARSAPTVPYKPKPGEIPTNPGVYRFRDRDGRVLYVGKAKNLRARLSNYFAPLHTLHERTRRMVTTAASVEWTVVATDVDSLQLEYQWIKEFDPPFNVRYKDDKSYPFMAITLADEAPRVIVTRNRRIPGAKYFGPYPKVWAVHDTIDLMIRVFPIRTCSDSSYKKAMATGRPCFPGQIGRCGGPCSMKVTIEEHRAIVDDFIAFMSGGDQRFTRELTARMREASAAMDYEAAAVYRDRLQSIDAVLNRSALVLASDTDADLFGIAEDELAATVQHFVIRGGRVRGVRATTIEKELDITGGELVDQVLQRTYGNAAGADIPKQVLVPAMPDDAADLEEWLRGRRGKAVTIQIAQRGRKADLMRTATLNAQQALMLHKTRRTSDYVARSQALTDLQEALELAEAPLRIECFDVSHLSGTNVVASMVVFEDGLPRKDQYRSFGVAETTDDTDSLYQVLTRRLAYLDRPEENEPDAAPDPTADGEVVTERRRPRFAYRPQLLVVDGGKPQVEAAARALRDAGHEEIALCGIAKRLEEVWLPGEEYPVILPRTSEALYLLQRLRDEAHRFAITHQRKRRRRDIQSVLAEVPGLGDARIKALLRHFGSVSALRKATPEEIAQLPGVGPKLASAIHTHLAEPAALADAP, from the coding sequence ATGGCGCGCTCCGCTCCCACCGTCCCGTACAAGCCGAAGCCGGGAGAGATCCCGACCAACCCCGGGGTCTACCGGTTCCGCGACCGGGACGGGCGCGTGCTCTACGTCGGCAAGGCGAAGAACCTCCGCGCGCGCCTGTCGAACTACTTCGCGCCGCTGCACACGCTCCACGAGCGCACGCGACGCATGGTGACGACCGCGGCGTCGGTCGAATGGACAGTCGTGGCGACCGACGTCGACTCGCTGCAGCTCGAATACCAGTGGATCAAGGAGTTCGATCCGCCCTTCAACGTCCGCTACAAGGACGACAAGTCGTACCCGTTCATGGCGATCACCCTCGCCGACGAGGCGCCGCGCGTCATCGTGACGCGCAATCGCCGCATCCCGGGAGCGAAGTACTTCGGTCCGTACCCGAAGGTGTGGGCGGTGCACGACACGATCGATCTGATGATCCGAGTGTTCCCGATCCGCACCTGCAGCGATTCGTCGTACAAGAAGGCGATGGCGACCGGGAGGCCGTGCTTCCCCGGGCAGATCGGGCGGTGCGGCGGGCCGTGCTCGATGAAGGTCACGATCGAGGAGCACCGCGCGATCGTCGACGACTTCATCGCCTTCATGTCCGGCGGCGACCAGCGCTTCACGAGAGAGCTCACGGCGCGCATGCGCGAGGCCTCGGCCGCGATGGACTACGAGGCGGCCGCCGTCTACCGCGACCGGCTGCAGTCCATCGACGCCGTGCTGAATCGCAGCGCGCTCGTGCTCGCATCCGACACCGACGCCGACCTCTTCGGGATCGCCGAAGACGAACTGGCCGCCACTGTGCAGCACTTCGTGATCCGCGGCGGCCGCGTGCGGGGCGTGCGCGCGACCACGATCGAGAAGGAGCTCGACATCACCGGCGGCGAGCTCGTCGACCAGGTTCTGCAGCGCACCTACGGCAACGCCGCGGGCGCCGACATCCCGAAGCAGGTGCTGGTGCCGGCGATGCCCGACGACGCCGCTGACCTCGAGGAGTGGCTGCGTGGGCGCCGTGGCAAGGCCGTGACGATCCAGATCGCGCAACGCGGCCGGAAGGCGGACCTCATGCGCACCGCGACGCTCAACGCGCAGCAGGCGCTGATGCTCCACAAGACCCGCCGTACCAGCGATTACGTCGCGCGCAGCCAGGCGCTCACCGACCTGCAGGAGGCCCTCGAGCTCGCGGAGGCGCCGCTGCGCATCGAGTGCTTCGATGTGTCGCACCTGAGCGGTACGAACGTCGTGGCATCGATGGTCGTCTTCGAGGACGGACTTCCCCGCAAGGACCAGTACCGTTCGTTCGGCGTCGCCGAGACCACCGACGACACGGACTCGCTGTACCAGGTGCTCACGCGCCGGCTCGCGTACCTCGACCGTCCGGAGGAGAACGAGCCGGATGCCGCCCCGGACCCGACCGCGGACGGCGAAGTGGTGACCGAGCGGCGCCGCCCGCGCTTCGCGTACCGGCCGCAGCTGCTGGTCGTCGACGGCGGCAAGCCCCAGGTCGAGGCCGCGGCGCGGGCCTTGCGCGACGCCGGGCACGAGGAGATCGCGCTGTGCGGCATCGCCAAGCGGCTCGAGGAGGTATGGCTGCCGGGGGAGGAGTACCCGGTCATCCTGCCCCGCACGTCCGAGGCGCTGTACCTCCTGCAGCGGCTTCGCGACGAGGCCCACCGGTTCGCGATCACTCACCAGCGCAAGCGCCGGCGCCGCGACATCCAGAGCGTGCTGGCCGAGGTGCCCGGCCTGGGCGATGCCCGGATCAAGGCGCTGCTGCGGCACTTCGGCTCAGTGTCGGCGCTGCGGAAGGCGACGCCGGAGGAGATCGCACAGCTTCCCGGCGTCGGCCCGAAGCTCGCGTCGGCCATCCACACGCACCTCGCCGAGCCCGCCGCCCTCGCCGACGCGCCGTAG
- the uvrA gene encoding excinuclease ABC subunit UvrA has translation MPANSLGGTSGKLSVRGARVHNLKDVDLDIPRDSLVVFTGLSGSGKSSLAFDTIFAEGQRRYVESLSAYARQFLGQVDRPDVDFIEGLSPAVSIDQKSTNRNPRSTVGTITEIHDYMRLLWARIGVPHCPECGEVIQRQTVQQIADQLMELPERTRYQIVAPVVTQKKGEFVDLFKELGAKGYARAIVDGDLVQLAEPPTLKKSYKHDIAVVVDRLVAAPGILDRVTDSVETALSLASGVVQVNFVDEEGDAAWQSFSEKLACPNGHPLQLTEIEPRTFSFNAPFGACPACSGLGTRMSVDVELMLGDEDLSIREGVLIPWTTQGKGLFQYYERLLEGLANDLAFSLDTPWKKLPSEVREAVLRGEDYKVTVRWKNRYGREMRYSSGFEGVVPYIERQYTQAESDTQRQRWAEYLREVPCPVCDGARLKPEVLAVQVHGHSIADASRLSLGEAREYFAKLTLTEREATIAAQVLREIRLRLDFLIRVGLDYLSLSRAAATLSGGEAQRIRLATQIGSGLTGVLYVLDEPSIGLHQRDNRRLIETLVALRDLGNTLIVVEHDEETIHAADWVVDIGPGAGVNGGEVVHSGPIGELLADPDSITGDYLSGRRSIPTPKKRRKIDKKRQVTVVGARENNLKNVTVDFPLGVLTSVTGVSGSGKSSLVNGILYQVLATRLNGARRVAGKHTRVTGLDNLDKVVHVDQAPIGRTPRSNPATYTGVFDRIRTLFSETPEAKVRGYQPGRFSFNVKGGRCEACSGDGTIKIEMNFLPDVYVDCEVCHGKRYNRDTLAVHYKGKNIAEVLEMPIAEAAEFFEPIQAIHRYLKTLVDVGLGYVRLGQSATTLSGGEAQRVKLATELQRRTNGRSIYVLDEPTTGLHFEDVRKLLEVLNGLVDKGNTVIVIEHNLDVIKSSDWVIDLGPEGGSGGGQVIATGTPEQVARVEDSHTGAFLAEVLGLRAPTHAVTELVEARKAG, from the coding sequence ATGCCCGCAAACTCCCTCGGCGGTACCAGCGGAAAGCTCAGCGTCCGCGGTGCCCGCGTGCACAACCTCAAGGACGTCGACCTCGACATCCCGCGCGATTCGCTCGTCGTGTTCACGGGCCTGTCGGGCTCGGGCAAGTCGAGCCTCGCGTTCGACACGATCTTCGCAGAGGGCCAGCGCCGGTACGTCGAGTCGCTGAGCGCCTATGCCCGCCAGTTCCTCGGGCAGGTCGACCGCCCCGACGTCGACTTCATCGAGGGGCTCAGCCCCGCGGTGTCGATCGACCAGAAGTCCACGAACCGCAACCCGCGGTCGACGGTGGGCACGATCACCGAGATCCACGACTACATGCGCCTGCTGTGGGCGCGCATCGGCGTGCCCCACTGCCCCGAATGCGGCGAGGTCATCCAGCGCCAGACAGTGCAGCAGATCGCCGACCAGCTCATGGAGCTGCCCGAGCGCACGCGGTACCAGATCGTCGCACCCGTCGTCACGCAGAAGAAGGGCGAGTTCGTCGACCTCTTCAAAGAGCTCGGCGCGAAGGGCTACGCCCGTGCCATCGTCGACGGGGATCTGGTCCAGCTCGCCGAGCCCCCGACGCTCAAGAAGAGCTACAAGCATGACATCGCGGTCGTCGTGGACCGTCTGGTCGCGGCACCCGGCATCCTCGACCGCGTCACCGACTCGGTCGAGACCGCGCTCTCGCTCGCGAGCGGCGTCGTGCAGGTCAACTTCGTCGACGAAGAGGGCGATGCCGCGTGGCAGTCGTTCTCCGAGAAGCTCGCGTGCCCGAACGGCCACCCGCTGCAGCTGACGGAGATCGAGCCGCGCACGTTCTCGTTCAACGCGCCGTTCGGCGCCTGCCCGGCGTGCTCGGGCCTGGGCACCCGCATGTCCGTGGACGTCGAGCTCATGCTGGGCGACGAGGACCTCTCGATCCGCGAAGGCGTCCTCATCCCGTGGACGACCCAGGGCAAAGGGCTCTTCCAGTACTACGAGCGCCTGCTCGAAGGACTCGCGAACGACCTCGCGTTCTCGCTCGACACGCCGTGGAAGAAGCTCCCGTCCGAAGTGCGCGAGGCGGTGCTGCGCGGCGAGGACTACAAGGTGACGGTGCGGTGGAAGAACCGCTACGGCCGCGAGATGCGCTACTCCTCAGGCTTCGAGGGCGTGGTCCCCTACATCGAGCGGCAGTACACCCAGGCCGAGTCCGACACGCAGCGTCAGCGCTGGGCGGAGTACCTCCGCGAGGTGCCGTGCCCGGTGTGCGACGGCGCGCGACTCAAGCCGGAGGTGCTTGCCGTCCAGGTGCACGGGCATTCCATCGCGGATGCCTCGCGCCTGAGCCTCGGCGAGGCGCGCGAGTACTTCGCCAAGCTGACGCTCACCGAACGCGAGGCGACGATCGCCGCGCAGGTGCTGCGCGAGATCCGCCTCCGGCTGGACTTCCTCATCCGCGTCGGCCTCGACTACCTCAGCCTGAGCCGCGCCGCGGCGACGCTCTCGGGCGGCGAGGCGCAGCGCATCCGGCTCGCGACCCAGATCGGCTCCGGCCTGACCGGCGTGCTGTACGTGCTGGACGAGCCGTCGATCGGCCTGCACCAGCGCGACAACCGCCGTCTCATCGAGACCCTCGTGGCGCTGCGCGACCTCGGCAACACCCTCATCGTCGTCGAACACGACGAGGAGACGATCCATGCCGCGGACTGGGTCGTCGACATCGGCCCCGGCGCCGGCGTCAACGGCGGCGAGGTCGTGCACTCCGGGCCGATCGGCGAGCTCCTCGCCGACCCCGACTCGATCACCGGCGACTACCTGTCGGGCCGGCGCTCGATCCCCACGCCGAAGAAGCGCCGCAAGATCGACAAGAAGCGCCAGGTGACCGTCGTCGGCGCGCGCGAGAACAACCTCAAGAACGTGACGGTCGACTTCCCGCTCGGCGTGCTCACCTCGGTCACCGGAGTCAGCGGCTCGGGCAAGTCGTCGCTGGTCAACGGCATCCTTTATCAGGTCCTCGCGACGCGCCTCAACGGTGCGCGGCGAGTAGCCGGCAAGCACACACGCGTGACGGGACTCGACAACCTCGACAAGGTCGTGCACGTCGACCAGGCGCCGATCGGGCGCACGCCGCGGTCGAACCCGGCGACCTACACCGGCGTCTTCGACCGCATCCGGACGCTCTTCAGCGAGACGCCCGAGGCGAAGGTGCGCGGCTACCAGCCGGGCCGGTTCAGCTTCAACGTCAAGGGCGGCCGCTGCGAGGCGTGCTCGGGCGACGGCACGATCAAGATCGAGATGAACTTCCTCCCCGACGTGTACGTCGACTGCGAGGTCTGCCACGGCAAGCGGTACAACCGCGACACCCTGGCGGTGCACTACAAGGGCAAGAACATCGCCGAGGTGCTCGAGATGCCGATCGCAGAGGCGGCGGAGTTCTTCGAGCCGATCCAGGCCATCCACCGCTACCTGAAGACGCTGGTCGACGTCGGCCTCGGCTACGTGCGGCTCGGTCAGTCCGCCACGACCCTCTCGGGCGGCGAGGCGCAGCGGGTGAAGCTCGCCACCGAGCTGCAGCGGCGCACCAACGGCCGGTCGATCTACGTGCTCGACGAGCCGACCACGGGTCTGCACTTCGAAGACGTCCGCAAGCTGCTCGAGGTGCTGAACGGCCTGGTCGACAAGGGCAACACGGTCATCGTCATCGAGCACAACCTCGACGTCATCAAGTCCTCCGACTGGGTGATCGATCTCGGCCCCGAGGGCGGCTCGGGCGGCGGCCAGGTCATCGCAACGGGCACGCCCGAGCAGGTGGCGCGCGTGGAAGACAGTCACACGGGTGCGTTCCTCGCCGAGGTCCTCGGGCTGCGCGCCCCCACGCACGCGGTCACCGAGCTCGTCGAGGCCCGCAAGGCCGGCTGA
- a CDS encoding MarR family transcriptional regulator: MKNAELSPDDLLKLDNQVCFALVTAARNVVGLYRPILEPLGLTHPQYLVMLALWERSPRSLRELAAELALEPATLSPLVKRLEAQDLVTRSRRDDDERVLDVRLTEAGAHLRVQALEVPGKVMASVGTDAAALLALRDALQPFAGAR; this comes from the coding sequence GTGAAGAACGCCGAACTCAGCCCCGACGATCTGCTCAAGCTCGACAACCAGGTCTGCTTCGCGCTGGTGACCGCGGCGCGCAACGTGGTGGGGCTGTACCGGCCGATCCTCGAGCCGCTCGGCCTCACGCATCCGCAGTACCTCGTGATGCTCGCACTGTGGGAGCGGTCGCCGCGCTCACTGCGCGAGCTCGCCGCCGAACTCGCCCTGGAGCCCGCGACGCTGTCGCCCCTCGTCAAGCGCCTCGAGGCGCAGGACCTCGTCACCCGCTCGCGCCGCGACGACGACGAGCGGGTGCTCGACGTCCGGCTGACCGAGGCGGGTGCGCACCTGCGGGTTCAGGCGCTCGAGGTGCCGGGCAAGGTGATGGCGAGCGTGGGGACGGATGCCGCCGCGCTCCTGGCGCTCCGCGACGCGCTGCAGCCGTTCGCCGGCGCCCGCTGA
- the uvrB gene encoding excinuclease ABC subunit UvrB has product MQTTRSVRPFEVVSEFAPSGDQPQAIAELAARINAGETDVVLLGATGTGKSATTAWLVEAVQRPTLVLAHNKTLAAQLANEFRELMPHNAVEYFVSYYDYYQPEAYVPQTDTFIEKDSSVNAEVERLRHSTTNSLLSRRDVVVVSTVSCIYGLGAPDEYLRAMVALQVGEVYDRDALIRKFIAMQYNRNDVDFSRGNFRVRGDTIEIIPVYEEYAIRIEMFGDEIEALFMLHPLTGDVVQRLDSVPIFPASHYVAGTETVQRAIGTIEDELAERLKELESQNKLLEAQRLRMRTTFDLEMLQQLGFCSGIENYSRHMDGRAPGEPPHTLLDFFPDDFLMVIDESHVTVPQIGAMYEGDASRKRTLVEHGFRLPSALDNRPLRWDEFKDRVGQTVYLSATPGRYEMGIADGVVEQIIRPTGLVDPEIVVKPSKGQIDDLLEEIRIRVQRDERVLVTTLTKKMAEELTDFLGEHGVRVRYLHSDVDTLRRVELLSELRAGVYDVLVGINLLREGLDLPEVSLVSILDADKEGFLRSGTSLIQTIGRAARNVSGQVHMYADTVTDSMAKAIEETDRRREKQIAYNTANGIEPQALRKRIADITEVLAREASDTDRMLRGKAAAKTKSGVGKSPTPQLRREGIAAEGAEQLEATIADLSQQMLAAAGELKFELAARLRDEVQDLKKELRAMERAGHA; this is encoded by the coding sequence GTGCAGACCACTCGATCCGTGCGGCCGTTCGAGGTCGTGAGCGAATTCGCGCCCTCGGGCGACCAGCCGCAGGCGATCGCCGAGCTGGCGGCGCGCATCAACGCCGGTGAGACCGACGTCGTGCTGCTCGGCGCGACCGGCACCGGCAAGTCGGCGACGACGGCCTGGCTCGTCGAGGCCGTCCAGCGCCCCACCCTCGTGCTCGCCCACAACAAGACCCTCGCCGCACAGCTGGCGAACGAGTTCCGCGAGCTCATGCCGCACAACGCCGTGGAGTACTTCGTCAGCTACTACGACTACTACCAGCCCGAGGCGTACGTCCCGCAGACCGATACGTTCATCGAGAAGGACTCGTCGGTCAACGCCGAGGTCGAGCGGCTGCGCCACTCGACGACCAACTCCCTGCTCAGCCGACGCGACGTGGTCGTCGTCAGCACCGTGTCGTGCATCTACGGCCTCGGCGCGCCCGACGAGTACCTGCGCGCGATGGTGGCGCTGCAGGTGGGCGAGGTCTACGACCGCGACGCGCTCATCCGCAAGTTCATCGCGATGCAGTACAACCGCAACGACGTCGACTTCTCGCGCGGCAACTTCCGCGTCCGCGGCGACACCATCGAGATCATCCCGGTGTACGAGGAGTACGCGATCCGTATCGAGATGTTCGGCGACGAGATCGAGGCGCTGTTCATGCTCCACCCGCTCACCGGCGACGTGGTTCAGCGGCTCGACAGCGTGCCGATCTTCCCGGCGTCGCACTACGTCGCCGGCACCGAGACCGTGCAGCGCGCGATCGGCACCATCGAAGACGAGCTCGCGGAGCGGCTGAAAGAGCTCGAGTCGCAGAACAAGCTGCTCGAGGCGCAGCGTCTGCGCATGCGCACGACGTTCGACCTCGAGATGCTGCAGCAGCTCGGGTTCTGTTCGGGCATCGAGAACTACTCGCGCCACATGGACGGGCGCGCGCCGGGCGAGCCGCCGCACACGCTGCTCGACTTCTTCCCCGACGACTTCCTCATGGTGATCGACGAGTCGCATGTCACCGTCCCGCAGATCGGGGCGATGTACGAGGGGGATGCCTCGCGCAAGCGCACCCTCGTCGAGCACGGGTTCCGGCTGCCGAGCGCCCTCGACAACCGCCCGCTCCGATGGGACGAGTTCAAGGACCGCGTCGGTCAGACGGTGTACCTGTCCGCGACGCCGGGCCGGTACGAGATGGGCATCGCGGACGGCGTGGTGGAGCAGATCATCCGCCCGACGGGCCTCGTCGACCCCGAGATCGTCGTGAAGCCGTCGAAGGGCCAGATCGACGACCTGCTCGAAGAGATCCGCATCCGTGTCCAGCGCGACGAGCGGGTGCTCGTGACGACGCTCACGAAGAAGATGGCCGAGGAGCTCACCGACTTCCTCGGCGAGCACGGCGTGCGTGTGCGCTATCTGCACTCCGACGTCGACACGCTGCGTCGCGTCGAACTCCTCAGTGAGCTGCGAGCCGGCGTCTACGACGTCCTCGTCGGCATCAACCTGCTCCGAGAGGGTCTCGACCTGCCCGAGGTCTCGCTGGTGTCGATCCTCGACGCCGACAAGGAGGGGTTCCTCCGCAGCGGCACCTCGCTCATCCAGACGATCGGTCGCGCGGCCCGGAACGTTTCGGGTCAGGTGCACATGTACGCCGACACCGTGACCGATTCGATGGCCAAGGCGATCGAAGAGACCGACCGGCGCCGCGAGAAGCAGATCGCCTACAACACCGCCAACGGCATCGAACCCCAGGCGCTGCGCAAGCGGATCGCCGACATCACCGAAGTGCTCGCCCGCGAGGCATCCGATACGGATCGGATGCTGCGGGGCAAGGCGGCGGCGAAGACCAAGTCGGGTGTCGGCAAGAGCCCGACCCCGCAGCTGCGCCGCGAGGGAATCGCCGCCGAGGGCGCGGAGCAGCTCGAGGCGACGATCGCCGACCTCAGCCAGCAGATGCTCGCCGCGGCCGGGGAACTGAAGTTCGAGCTCGCCGCGCGGTTGCGCGACGAGGTGCAGGACCTCAAGAAGGAGCTGCGTGCCATGGAGCGCGCGGGCCACGCCTGA
- the coaE gene encoding dephospho-CoA kinase, giving the protein MPLVALTGGIASGKSTIARRLAEHGAVVVDADQLVREVQQPGSPVLAAIAETFGERMLRPDGSLDRAALGSRVFGDDAAIRQLNGIVHPAVRAESARRFEAAFAADPDAVVVYDVPLLVEARVEDPWQLIVVAHAPEDVRLRRLVELRGMTETDAAARLASQVPDDARLRIADVVIDTAGSLESTERQVDELWASLGEHVAQRAARS; this is encoded by the coding sequence ATGCCGCTCGTCGCCCTCACCGGAGGCATCGCCTCGGGAAAGTCCACGATCGCCCGCCGCCTCGCCGAGCATGGCGCCGTCGTCGTCGACGCCGATCAGCTGGTCCGCGAGGTGCAGCAGCCCGGCTCGCCTGTGCTGGCCGCGATCGCCGAGACCTTCGGGGAGCGGATGCTGCGACCCGACGGATCCCTGGACCGCGCCGCCCTCGGCAGCCGGGTGTTCGGCGACGACGCCGCAATCAGGCAGCTCAACGGGATCGTCCACCCCGCCGTCCGCGCCGAGTCCGCGCGCCGGTTCGAGGCGGCCTTCGCGGCGGATCCCGACGCGGTGGTCGTCTACGACGTGCCGCTGCTCGTCGAGGCGCGTGTCGAGGACCCCTGGCAGCTGATCGTCGTGGCGCACGCGCCCGAGGACGTCCGCCTCCGGCGCCTCGTAGAGCTGCGCGGCATGACCGAGACGGATGCGGCGGCCCGCCTCGCGTCGCAGGTGCCCGACGACGCCCGCCTCCGGATCGCGGACGTCGTCATCGACACCGCCGGCTCGCTCGAGAGCACGGAGCGCCAGGTCGACGAGCTGTGGGCCTCGCTCGGCGAGCACGTCGCGCAGCGCGCCGCGCGATCGTAA